The following proteins come from a genomic window of Triticum aestivum cultivar Chinese Spring chromosome 6A, IWGSC CS RefSeq v2.1, whole genome shotgun sequence:
- the LOC123127804 gene encoding bifunctional nitrilase/nitrile hydratase NIT4 has product MALVPSGSGGAPVIAEVEMNGGADQSSATVRATVVQASTVFYDTPATLDKAERLIAEAAGYGSQLVVFLEAFVGGYPRGSTFGFGISISITNPKDKGKGEFQKYYAAAIDVPGPEVTRLAAMAGKYKVFLVMGVIEREGYTLYCSVLFFDPLGRYLGKHRKLMPTALERIIWGFGDGSTIPVYDTPLGKIGALICWENKMPLLRTALYGKGIEIYCAPTADSRPVWQASMTHIAMEGGCFVLSANQFCRRQDYPPPSEYAFAGLGEEPSPDTVVCPGGSVIISPSGEVLAGPNYDGEALITADLDMGEIVRAKFDFDVVGHYSRPEVLSLVVDDQPHRPVSFTSAAEKAPAAKSDGTAKP; this is encoded by the exons ATGGCTCTGGTTCCCTCGGGCTCAGGCGGCGCGCCGGTGATCGCCGAGGTGGAGATGAACGGTGGCGCCGACCAGAGCTCTGCCACCGTACGCGCCACCGTCGTGCAGGCATCCACCGTCTTCTACGACACCCCCGCCACTCTCG ATAAAGCAGAGAGATTGATAGCAGAGGCTGCTGGATATGGTTCACAGTTGGTGGTGTTCCTGGAAGCTTTTGTTGGTGGTTATCCTCGTGGATCCACCTTTGGCTTCGGGATCAGTATTAGTATCACTAATCCAAAAGACAAGGGAAAGGGTGAATTCCAGAAGTATTATGCAGCCGCCATAGACGTGCCTG GTCCAGAGGTGACACGTTTAGCTGCTATGGCTGGGAAATATAAGGTCTTTCTGGTAATGGGTGTGATTGAGAGAGAAGGTTACACACTGTATTGTTCAGTGCTCTTCTTTGACCCTCTAGGTCGGTACCTGGGTAAGCACCGCAAGCTGATGCCAACAGCATTAGAACGGATAATATGGGGATTTGGAGATGGATCAACAATTCCTGTTTATGACACTCCACTTGGAAAGATCGGAGCTCTTATTTGCTGGGAAAACAAGATGCCACTTTTGAGGACAGCACTGTATGGTAAAG GTATTGAGATATACTGCGCTCCCACGGCTGATTCAAGGCCAGTTTGGCAAGCTTCCATGACACACATCGCCATGGAGGGGGGATGCTTTGTGTTGTCGGCAAACCAGTTCTGCCGCAGACAGGACTACCCTCCGCCATCCGAGTACGCCTTTGCCGGTTTAGGAGAAGAGCCTTCTCCAGACACCGTTGTTTGCCCTGGAGGCAGTGTTATCATTTCGCCGTCGGGCGAAGTCCTGGCAGGTCCCAATTACGACGGAGAGGCGCTCATCACAGCCGACCTTG ACATGGGAGAGATCGTTAGGGCCAAGTTTGATTTTGACGTGGTGGGCCACTACTCTCGGCCTGAGGTGCTGAGCTTGGTAGTGGATGACCAGCCGCACCGCCCGGTGTCATTCACCTCTGCTGCGGAGAAGGCTCCGGCTGCCAAGAGCGACGGCACCGCAAAGCCCTGA